A window from Heteronotia binoei isolate CCM8104 ecotype False Entrance Well chromosome 15, APGP_CSIRO_Hbin_v1, whole genome shotgun sequence encodes these proteins:
- the LOC132583431 gene encoding olfactory receptor 14A16-like has product MINKTIMAEFVLLGFANLRELQILHFVLFLSIYLVALMGNVLLIAAVAHSHHLHSPMHFFLVNLSMVDACYISTTIPKSMVNSLMDSKQISFSGCITQVFLVIMFSSAELFLLTVMAYDRYAAICHPLRYQLIMNWNVCFQMAAASWITSVTIAVVYTVDTFSLDFCQSNVIEQYFCDIPQLLKISCTDTVPFQSLIFAGILSIGSFCFTIIFVSYVYIFSAVFKIQSAQGRQKAFSTCTPHLTVFCLFFFTGSFSYVRPKALSSPTVDLLAAVLYTALPPVMNPIIYSLRNKDIQLALGRAMTIFSCTSKVGFKEMDWKH; this is encoded by the coding sequence ATGATAAACAAAACAATCATGGCAGAATTTGTCCTTCTGGGATTTGCCAATCTTCGAGAACTACAGATTCTACattttgttctctttctttcaATTTATTTAGTGGCTTTGATGGGAAACGTCCTCCTAATTGCAGCCGTAGCCCATAGTCACCACCTTCACAGCCCCATGCATTTCTTCTTGGTCAACCTTTCCATGGTTGATGCCTGCTACATTTCAACTACAATTCCCAAATCCATGGTCAATTCTTTGATGGACAGCAAGCAGATTTCATTCTCCGGATGCATCACTCAGGTTTTCCTGGTGATTATGTTCTCTAGTGCTGAGCTGTTTCTTCTCACTGTCATGGCTTATGACCGCTATGCAGCCATCTGCCACCCTCTACGATACCAGCTGATCATGAACTGGAATGTTTGCTTCCAAATGGCAGCTGCTTCTTGGATCACCTCTGTCACCATTGCAGTAGTTTATACAGTGGACACATTTTCATTAGATTTCTGTCAGTCCAACGTCATTGAACAATATTTCTGTGATATCCCTCAGTTATTAAAGATATCTTGTACAGATACAGTGCCTTTTCAAAGCCTAATTTTTGCCGGTATCCTTAGCATAGGTTCATTTTGCTTTACAATCATATTTGTTTCCTATGTTTACATCTTCTCTGCTGTGTTCAAGATTCAGTCAGCCCAAGGCAGACAAAAAGCTTTCTCTACCTGCACTCCCCACTTGAcagtcttttgtttgtttttcttcacTGGTTCTTTTTCATATGTGAGGCCCAAAGCCTTGTCATCTCCAACTGTGGATTTGTTGGCTGCTGTTCTGTATACAGCTTTGCCCCCAGTCATGAATCCTATCATCTATAGCTTGAGAAACAAAGATATCCAGTTGGCTCTGGGCAGAGCCATGACTATTTTTTCTTGCACTTCCAAGGTGGGCTTTAAAGAAATGGATTGGAAACATTGA